The following is a genomic window from Lysinibacillus sp. G4S2.
AGTATACTTACCTCTTAAGCACTTGTAACGTAAGTGAACGGCAGAGATTAACTGCACTCCGGAGTAGCTTTCGGTATTTGCTATTGTGAGGATTTTTTCAGCCAAGAAATCCCTTTCTTTTACACGCACAAATACTTACTTTTTCCATCATCGTTTTTTACAATTTTCTAACAAGAATTATAAAAAAAATATGTTCTTCTGTCAATTGGCACTATAATGGCTAATCATAATACAACGTCCATTCGAAAGTGTTTATAGAATAGTAGATTTTCTACTTCAACTACTGAAAAAATTGGCTCATCACCATAACGTCCGTTCCGACTGGGCGCTTTTTTCGTAGGCGTCAGATGAGTCGCTTGGGCTCCAAGGACTCATCTGTGACGCTTAGAGTCACCCATCTTATACTTCAATCAACTGGCATTTTTACAACTTCTGATGCCGAGTCAAAAAATTTAGTATTATTTGTTCTATTAAAATGGTTTGATTCTATATTACCGCGTAAAATAATTTTTTTTGTAAAAAATGAAAGTAGACAACCCAGTCAGCAAGATTATAAAGACTATTACTCCCCAAAATGCATTGGATTCATTTTGATATGGTAAAGGCACATTCATCCCATAAATCGTAGCGATTAACGTCGGCACCGATAATATGATTGTAAATGAAGCGAGTAATTTAAGTACTTGGCTTACGTTGTTTTGAATGACGTTCCCATATGCATCCATAATATTATTTAAATTAGTTTGATTTATTTCCGTCACTTCATATGCTTGATCTATCTCAATAAGCACGTCTTCTAAAACATTTGCATCGTCTTCGTCTAATTCGATAGAGCTACCATGTAAGATTTTTTGCATAGTAAATTTCATCTGTTTAAGTGATGTTACCATATATATAAGACTTTCATTCAAGTAGAGTAGTGTGTATAACTCACTATTTCGATACGACTTAGCAAGCTCCTTTTCCGCTAAGGTGATTTCCCGTTCAATAGTAGCTAAAAAGTCAATATATGCCCGAGCAGTAATACTTAATATTTTTAAGGTGTTGCGCGTTTTCATGTGTGTCTCAAACAGAGTCATCTCACCATTAAAAAGGTCTTTCATAAAAGGTAGCTCTTCTCTACAGATCGTAATCAGATGATTTTTAGTGTGAATGATACCCATAGGAATTGTTCGATATTTTACGTCGTGAGAGGAACTCTCGACATCTATTTGATCGTAAGGGATATGAATAACAAACAAGACAGCCCCGTCACGTTCTTCAATTCGCGGGCGTTCTTCTATATCAAGTGAATCAGTTAAAAAATCACTTGGAACAGCAAGAGCTGCCGCCACATGTTCAATTTCACTGGATGTCGGTGCTTCGAGATGAAGCCAACTGTTATAACCAATACTTGATGTTTGCTCAAACTTACCTTCAGCATTACTTTTGTATATTAAAAGCAATTTGCTACACATCCTTTCTTATATACGGTGCGAAAAGATTAAAAACGTAAAAATTTTGTTTTGTAAAATACGTAGATAAGCCCTGCAGTGAGCCCTACAATAAGCCCAATAATTCCTACAAACATGAATGGTTCTTCTTCATAAGGCAATGGAACGTTCATGGCGAAAACACTTCCAATAATAGTAGGAATCATTAGTACAATAGTAATGGTAGCCAGTATTTTCAAAACGCTGTTTAGGTTATTATGAATGATTGCCGCATACGCATCCATTAAATTACTTAAACTTAGACTACGCATTTCCGTTACTTCCGCTGCTTGTTCAAGGTCAACTAGCGCATTTTGCAGCATTTTCTCATCTTCTTTATATAGTTTTATATCTTGCCCTTTGGAAAGGTGTAAAAAAACATTATGCATAGCTTTCAAAGAAGTAGAAAAATAAACTACACTTTTATTGATATTAATCAATCCGAAAAGCTCACGGTTGTTATGGGATTCTTTCAATTCTTGTTGTAATCGTCCAACCTGTACTTTTATACGTTTGAGAAAATCGAGATACGACTGGGCAATTGCTTCAAATAGCAGCAATGTTATTCGCGTCTTCATATGTGTTTGAAATGTTCCGTACTTCCCTAAAAACAAGTCTCTACATAACGGATTGTCTTTTTTTGTGACAATCACCAAATGATCTTTCACATGTATGATTCCGATCGGTATCGTCCGATAAGGAATTTCTTCGTACAAATGTTCCTCATTCATAACAACAGGAGAATTGAGAATGATGACCGTTGACGAATCATCTTTTTCAATCCGAGGTCGCTCATTAATGTCTAGGGAATCACGAATGAAATTTTTCGGAATATTAAGTTTATTTGAAATTTGAGAAATTTCCGCATCTGTCGGATCAACAAGATAAAGCAACGTGTTATGAACAATTTCGGATATCGGTTGCAATTGACCTGATGAATCGCTTCGGTATATCGTAAGCATCTTTTTTCCTCACTTTCTCTTCTAAAATAGCTTTGTTTTGTAAAAAATCCACCCTGTCACTAAACTAATACCTGTGGAGATGGACATTATAACGGCTAATGCGTATCCTTCATCCTGCATTGGCAAAGGGAAATTCATTCCGTATACTGTGGCGATCATCGTCGGAAACGTCAAAATAATCGTAAAAGCAGTTAAAACTTTTAGCACGACACTAAGGTTAATTTCAATCGCCCCAGAATATGCGTCCATCAAATTACTTAAATTTTCGTTGTAAATTTGTGATATATCGAATGCTTGCTGCATTTCATTAAAAGTAGCTTGTATCCTTTTTTCAGCTTCTTCGTTCGTCTCCAAGTTCAGCACTCTCGACAATTTTTTCAGCATCACTAGATTGACTTTTAGCGCCTTTGAGAAATAAACAAGAATTTTATTTATATTAAGCAAAGTATACACTTCTCTGTTTTTTATCGATTTTTGTATAATTTTTTCAGCTATAATAATTTGTCGATTAACATCATCAAGGCAATGTAAATAGTAACGGGCAGAAACAAGCAATAGCTGTAAAACATAAGATGCGCTCATATTGGTATAAATATCCTTAACAAGAATATCGCTAAACTCTTGTAAAATCGGATGATTGTCGCGACAAATTATAACAATTACATCACTTGTTTGAATAATACCAATCGGAATTATCCTGTATGGTTCAGCGTCACCATTTGGCATTTTTATTGGTACATTGACAATCAACAAAAAATCATTTCCGTTTTTTTCTACACGTGATCGTTCATCTTTATCGAGGGAGTCATTGATAAAGTCAGTAGGTACGCCAAGGTGGTCAACAACGTACCGAATTTCATCTTCTGACGGTTTAGTGAGATATACACAGCTACCCTGAACGATCTTGGGCTGTTCTTGTAATAGCCCTTCTCCGCTTCTCTTATAAATTTTAAGCATCGAATCGCCCTCCTAATCTGTTGAATTAAAACAGATCTAAGTTTTTTAATCCTACTATCTCCATCGGTCATACTAGGACTCTCCATTTTGACCCCCTCCTTTCTAAATGCGAACTCTTATTCTTCCTGCTAAAAAAGTTTTAACCCATATAGCAATGTGTAATAAGATTCTTTTTTAAGAAATAAAAAAACCTCCAGAAGTCCTAGAGGGTTTAAAAAAGTGCATAAAAAAATAAAGTATAACAAAAAGCACTTTCGACTCCCCCTAGTCGAGTTTTAGCACTATACACCGTAAAGAAATAAATTCATCCCTTAGCCACCTTAAGAAAAGCCTTAATCCGACAGTTCCTGTTCTACCCATGGGCATCTTTCGATATTTCTGGGCAGTGGCCTATGTTTGTATAGGAGCCTCACCTAACGAGGTTTTATTTAATTTCACCGCCATCTTAATCCCTATTTTTCATTTTGTCAATAGTCTAAAAATGTTTTAAAAGCGTTTTTTATTACGAATTTCTGTACAAAACAAGAAATAAACGGAGTGGTCTTCATCTTAAAATTTGCAGTAATTTACGAAATTTCCCAAAACAAAAAAAGAGCATTCTTAATTTCACTCTGGCTCATCACCAAAACGTGTGGTTGATTTCCATTCCGACTGGGAGGGCGTCCGATGTGCCTTCCTCCCCTCCCTTGCTCGCTTCATGGTCTCACCTGTGACACTGATTGATCCCCAGGAGTCGCCCAGTCGGAACGAAGGTCAACTTATATCAATCTCACCTTGGCGTAATTGTAGCTGACGCTTCGCTTTCGCTACAGAAAACATTTGTTGCTGCCGCTACGTTAGCACTTCGCTTTCGCACAGAAAACATTTTTTGTTGCTGCCGCTACGTTAGCACTTCGCTTTCGCACAGAAAACATTTTTTGTTGCTGCCGCTACGTCAGCACTTCGCTTTCGCACAAACAATTCCCTGTTGCTGTCGCTTCGCTTTCGCACAAAAAAACCTGTTGCTGCCGCTACGTTAGCACTTCGCTTTCGCACAAAAAACCTGTTGTATTGATTCTCTTTCGATTTTTTGTTCAGCAATTTAAATACAAAAAAACATTTGTATCATGAAAAGGACTTAACAACTATTACAGAAGCTATTGATTATCATAAAGCACAAATTTATTATTTATTATTCCGAAAAACTTCTACTCAAAAATTTAATTCGAAGTAAAAATACATATCTTTGTAAGCATTAAAATAAGGCTTGTCATCAAAAGTTCGGGAGTAAAAAGTTGATTGAAACGGGTGTTAAAGGCATTAAGTCCTGTGATACTCCTTCGTGCCTAATATCATTTTCCTCCAAGTGCTCTTAGGTCCCCAAGACGGAACCGTTATGATGATGAGCCGTAAATACACTATTCCCTGATACCTTTTAAGATTTTTACTCTTGAAACAAATGTTGACAACCAAAATTATTCAGAGTACAATTCACCTGAAAACAATAAATCCTCATTAGGTGAGGCTCCTATGCAAACATAGGCCACTGCCCAGAAATATCGAAAGATGCCCATGGGTAGAACAGGAATTGCCGAATTAAGGCTTTTCATAAGGTGGCTAAGAAATGATTTCATTTCTTTACGGTGTATAGTGCTAAAACTCGAGTTAGGGGAATCGAAAATGCTTTTTGTTTTTTTCGTGCGCTTCTCCCCTCTAAATCGTTAGAGGGGTTTTTATTTTATTTAACTACAAAGGGGGAACATGTGATGGATAGTTATTCGATATGGAATTTTATATTTTTAAATAATTCGAATATGGCAAAAGGCAGCGTTTTTGCGTTCAGTCCGCATATGTCCCTTTCTTCAAAAATCCAGTTATGAATCTTCTGTAAATTGGAGTTTATCAAGATAGGTTTATTTGATGTGTACGCCGAACAAGATACATTTTAAGCAAGAAGCTCCCTTTTTTACGGGAGCTTTTTTATATTATTTTTAATTTTAGGCATTCTACAAAAAGAAGTGAAGAAATGAAGAGGTGTTTTACGATGACGATGACAATAGAAATGATAATCAAGTTAAGCCTAGCTTTACTATTCGGATTATTGATAGGGATTGACAGACAGATTAAACAAAAACAACTTGGCATGAGACCTAGTATGGTCATTTGTATTGCTAGCTGTTTATTAACAATTGTCTCCATAGAAGCATTCGGAAAATTCGGAGGTGCAAATCATCCGAATATGGATCCGATGCGACTTGCTGCGCAGATTGTAAGTGGAGTTGGTTTCATTGGTGCCGGGGTTATTTTACGAAGAAGCAACGAGGTTATTTCTGGTCTTACTTCCGCTGCGCTAATCTGGTCAGCTTCTGCACTCGGAATTACTATCGGGGCGGGGTTTTATCTAGAAGCAACATGCGCTGTCATCCTCTTGATGGGGGCAGTCAACATTGTGCCATTTCTCATCAAAACATTAGGTCTATCAACACTCAACCGTCAGGAAATCTCATTAAAGATTATCGTGGAATCGAATTATCGTATGACAGACTTAATTAAAATGATTAAGTATAGAGGGCAAAATGGAGCATCCAAAAAATACGAGTATAAAATTCGGCATTTCAAGCTCAAAGATATCGATAACGATCACCAATTAATTGACTTAGTTCTTTCTGTACCAGAAGACCAATATACGACGGAAATTTATTATTATGTCAAAAAGATTGATCACGTTCTGAGTGTCGAAATTGAGGATTTGTAATAGAAAGGAGCATCACTA
Proteins encoded in this region:
- a CDS encoding magnesium transporter CorA family protein, which gives rise to MLLIYKSNAEGKFEQTSSIGYNSWLHLEAPTSSEIEHVAAALAVPSDFLTDSLDIEERPRIEERDGAVLFVIHIPYDQIDVESSSHDVKYRTIPMGIIHTKNHLITICREELPFMKDLFNGEMTLFETHMKTRNTLKILSITARAYIDFLATIEREITLAEKELAKSYRNSELYTLLYLNESLIYMVTSLKQMKFTMQKILHGSSIELDEDDANVLEDVLIEIDQAYEVTEINQTNLNNIMDAYGNVIQNNVSQVLKLLASFTIILSVPTLIATIYGMNVPLPYQNESNAFWGVIVFIILLTGLSTFIFYKKNYFTR
- a CDS encoding magnesium transporter CorA family protein codes for the protein MLTIYRSDSSGQLQPISEIVHNTLLYLVDPTDAEISQISNKLNIPKNFIRDSLDINERPRIEKDDSSTVIILNSPVVMNEEHLYEEIPYRTIPIGIIHVKDHLVIVTKKDNPLCRDLFLGKYGTFQTHMKTRITLLLFEAIAQSYLDFLKRIKVQVGRLQQELKESHNNRELFGLININKSVVYFSTSLKAMHNVFLHLSKGQDIKLYKEDEKMLQNALVDLEQAAEVTEMRSLSLSNLMDAYAAIIHNNLNSVLKILATITIVLMIPTIIGSVFAMNVPLPYEEEPFMFVGIIGLIVGLTAGLIYVFYKTKFLRF
- a CDS encoding magnesium transporter CorA family protein, with amino-acid sequence MLKIYKRSGEGLLQEQPKIVQGSCVYLTKPSEDEIRYVVDHLGVPTDFINDSLDKDERSRVEKNGNDFLLIVNVPIKMPNGDAEPYRIIPIGIIQTSDVIVIICRDNHPILQEFSDILVKDIYTNMSASYVLQLLLVSARYYLHCLDDVNRQIIIAEKIIQKSIKNREVYTLLNINKILVYFSKALKVNLVMLKKLSRVLNLETNEEAEKRIQATFNEMQQAFDISQIYNENLSNLMDAYSGAIEINLSVVLKVLTAFTIILTFPTMIATVYGMNFPLPMQDEGYALAVIMSISTGISLVTGWIFYKTKLF
- a CDS encoding MgtC/SapB family protein, which translates into the protein MTIEMIIKLSLALLFGLLIGIDRQIKQKQLGMRPSMVICIASCLLTIVSIEAFGKFGGANHPNMDPMRLAAQIVSGVGFIGAGVILRRSNEVISGLTSAALIWSASALGITIGAGFYLEATCAVILLMGAVNIVPFLIKTLGLSTLNRQEISLKIIVESNYRMTDLIKMIKYRGQNGASKKYEYKIRHFKLKDIDNDHQLIDLVLSVPEDQYTTEIYYYVKKIDHVLSVEIEDL